A DNA window from Mesorhizobium sp. C432A contains the following coding sequences:
- a CDS encoding DHA2 family efflux MFS transporter permease subunit, with amino-acid sequence MTTPETFKEVPHRGLITVALMLATVMQALDTTIANVALPTMTGDLGASPDNINWVLTSYIVAAAIMTPVTGWLADRFGRKELFLAAVVGFTVFSMLCGIAWSLESIVFFRLMQGVFGAAIVPLSQTFLLDINPRERHGQAMAIWGAGIMLGPILGPTLGGWLTENFNWRWVFFINLPVGIIAFLGMAAYLPVVARRIRSFDFFGFAMISLGVGALQLLLDRGGEVDWFSSVEIWIELALSITGFWVFIIHTLTAERPFIDPKIFLDRNFVTGLAFIFVMGVLILASMSLLPPMLSTIFGYPTVTIGVVLGPRGVGTMISMLVVGRLMSRIDARILVVIGFLLTAQSLYTMSSFTPQMDDWLILSSGVIQGLGMGMVFVPLSTVAFATLDVRFRTDATALFSLVRNLGSSIGVSVVTVLMVRNTQVNHTELSAFINPFNPNLWAASPAAAGGDPTALSQVDRMVNIQAMMISYVNDFKLLMVMTLVAIPFVFLLRKPKTAPAGAAAPAAHMD; translated from the coding sequence ATGACCACACCAGAAACTTTCAAGGAAGTGCCGCATCGCGGCCTGATCACAGTGGCGCTGATGCTGGCGACGGTCATGCAGGCGCTCGACACCACGATCGCCAATGTCGCGCTGCCGACCATGACCGGCGACCTCGGCGCCTCGCCCGACAACATCAACTGGGTGTTGACCTCCTACATCGTTGCCGCCGCCATCATGACGCCGGTGACCGGCTGGCTGGCCGACCGCTTCGGCCGCAAGGAACTGTTCCTGGCGGCAGTTGTCGGCTTCACCGTGTTCTCGATGCTGTGCGGTATTGCCTGGAGCCTGGAGAGCATAGTGTTCTTCCGGCTGATGCAGGGCGTGTTCGGCGCAGCCATCGTGCCGCTGTCGCAGACCTTCCTGCTCGACATCAACCCCAGGGAACGCCACGGCCAGGCGATGGCCATCTGGGGCGCCGGCATCATGCTGGGGCCGATCCTGGGTCCGACGCTGGGCGGTTGGCTGACCGAGAATTTCAACTGGCGCTGGGTGTTCTTCATCAATTTGCCGGTCGGCATCATCGCCTTCCTCGGCATGGCAGCCTATTTGCCGGTCGTTGCCCGGCGGATCCGCAGCTTCGATTTCTTCGGTTTCGCCATGATTTCGCTCGGCGTCGGCGCGCTGCAGCTGCTGCTCGACCGCGGCGGCGAGGTCGACTGGTTTTCCTCGGTCGAAATCTGGATCGAGCTTGCTCTTTCGATCACCGGCTTCTGGGTTTTCATCATCCATACACTGACGGCGGAACGGCCTTTCATCGACCCCAAGATCTTCCTCGACCGCAATTTCGTCACCGGTCTGGCCTTCATCTTCGTCATGGGCGTGCTGATCCTGGCCTCGATGTCGCTGCTGCCGCCGATGCTGTCGACCATCTTCGGCTATCCGACCGTCACCATCGGCGTCGTCCTGGGGCCGCGCGGTGTCGGCACGATGATTTCGATGCTTGTCGTTGGGCGGCTCATGAGCAGGATCGACGCCCGGATCCTCGTCGTCATCGGCTTTCTGCTCACCGCGCAGTCGCTCTACACCATGTCCTCCTTCACGCCGCAGATGGACGATTGGCTGATCCTCAGCTCCGGCGTCATCCAGGGCCTGGGCATGGGCATGGTGTTCGTGCCGCTGTCGACGGTGGCCTTCGCCACGCTCGACGTGCGCTTCCGCACCGACGCCACGGCCCTGTTCAGCCTGGTTCGAAATCTCGGTTCGTCGATCGGCGTGTCGGTGGTGACGGTTCTCATGGTGCGCAACACGCAGGTCAATCACACCGAACTGTCGGCTTTCATCAACCCGTTCAACCCCAATTTGTGGGCGGCCTCGCCGGCGGCAGCAGGCGGCGATCCGACGGCACTTTCGCAGGTGGACCGCATGGTCAACATCCAGGCGATGATGATCTCCTACGTCAACGACTTCAAACTGCTGATGGTGATGACGCTGGTTGCCATTCCGTTTGTCTTCCTGCTGCGCAAGCCGAAGACCGCTCCGGCCGGCGCGGCCGCTCCTGCCGCGCATATGGATTGA
- a CDS encoding methyltransferase domain-containing protein has translation MTEHWDAIRRHWRLLGSPLCPPPEAVAAYERELRLQSVDVVLLGVTPELAGLGRTMLAIDESTAMISGIWPGDTASRKAVIGNWLELPLGDESAGAVIGDGCLSALDSSVARQALLAEIARVLKSGGRAALRAYASPQVQDDLQEVRALTLSGGVATFHELKWRIAMACAGSDPDRAIPVRAILDAFDALFADREALAATTGWEMPVIGTIDVYANSQTVYSFAPAATLVEEASRFFGRVRLAPTGAYGLAERCPLLVLESPRRP, from the coding sequence ATGACTGAGCATTGGGACGCAATTCGCCGTCATTGGCGGCTTCTCGGGTCGCCGCTGTGTCCGCCCCCGGAAGCTGTCGCCGCCTATGAGCGCGAACTTAGGCTGCAATCAGTCGATGTGGTGCTGCTCGGGGTCACGCCGGAGCTTGCCGGCCTCGGAAGGACCATGCTCGCGATCGACGAGTCCACTGCCATGATATCGGGCATCTGGCCGGGCGATACCGCCTCACGCAAGGCGGTGATCGGCAACTGGCTGGAGTTGCCGCTGGGCGACGAAAGCGCCGGGGCGGTGATCGGCGACGGCTGCCTGTCGGCGCTGGACTCCTCGGTTGCACGGCAGGCGCTGCTTGCCGAGATCGCGCGTGTACTGAAGTCCGGTGGGCGGGCTGCATTGCGCGCCTATGCAAGTCCTCAGGTACAGGATGATCTGCAGGAGGTCCGGGCGCTGACGCTTTCCGGTGGTGTCGCGACCTTCCACGAACTCAAATGGCGCATTGCCATGGCTTGTGCAGGCAGCGATCCCGACCGCGCCATTCCGGTGCGGGCGATCCTCGATGCCTTCGATGCGCTGTTTGCCGACCGGGAGGCCCTTGCCGCGACGACCGGATGGGAGATGCCGGTGATCGGCACCATCGATGTCTATGCGAATTCGCAGACTGTCTACAGTTTCGCCCCGGCGGCGACGCTGGTCGAAGAGGCGAGCCGGTTTTTCGGCCGTGTCCGCCTCGCACCGACAGGGGCTTATGGGCTGGCGGAACGATGCCCGCTTCTGGTGCTTGAATCGCCGCGGCGCCCGTAG
- a CDS encoding HlyD family secretion protein: MNAAAKLDENVTKIETPAQPAAEAPAQPAAEAPAQPAAAPVAVAPPVQPAPAPVKKRRIGRLLLTVALPAALAIGGGYVWVTGGRYQETENANLQQAKVSIASDTAGRIVQVGISDNQQVKQGDVLFAVDPEPYRIALAQADAAVAVARVGIEQLRAAYSQALAQEKSDASQVDYAQSQYDRAADLAQKGINAKSSLDEAKNDLDKARQQLAVAEQGIVSAKAALAGNPDIETDKHPTVMAALAARDKAAYDLAQTTVKAPADGVISQASSFKVGQYVGSGTPLFALVETGDTWIDANFKETQLTHMKPGQKAEIVVDTYPGRTFEATVKAIGAGTGAEFSLLPAQNATGNWVKVTQRIPVRLELTDADAKMALRTGMSASVTVDTGVARGFPTIFGHATAGEAQ; the protein is encoded by the coding sequence ATGAACGCGGCAGCCAAACTAGACGAGAATGTTACCAAGATCGAGACGCCGGCACAGCCGGCTGCCGAAGCGCCTGCACAGCCGGCTGCCGAAGCGCCTGCACAGCCGGCCGCAGCACCTGTCGCGGTGGCTCCCCCGGTTCAACCCGCTCCGGCTCCGGTCAAGAAGCGCCGCATCGGCCGCTTGCTGCTGACGGTCGCCCTGCCGGCCGCGCTGGCCATTGGTGGCGGTTATGTCTGGGTGACCGGCGGCCGCTATCAGGAAACCGAGAACGCCAATTTGCAGCAGGCCAAGGTGTCGATCGCCTCGGACACGGCCGGCCGCATCGTTCAGGTCGGCATCTCGGACAATCAGCAGGTCAAGCAGGGCGATGTGCTGTTTGCCGTCGACCCCGAGCCCTACCGGATCGCGTTAGCCCAGGCCGACGCGGCGGTCGCAGTCGCACGCGTCGGAATCGAACAGCTGCGCGCCGCCTACAGCCAGGCACTGGCGCAGGAAAAGTCCGATGCCAGCCAGGTCGACTACGCGCAGTCGCAGTATGACCGCGCCGCCGACCTTGCCCAGAAGGGCATCAACGCCAAATCGTCGCTGGACGAGGCCAAGAACGATCTCGACAAGGCCAGGCAGCAACTGGCCGTTGCCGAGCAAGGCATCGTCAGCGCCAAGGCGGCTCTCGCCGGCAATCCCGATATCGAGACCGACAAGCATCCGACGGTGATGGCCGCACTCGCCGCGCGCGACAAGGCCGCCTACGATCTGGCGCAGACCACGGTCAAGGCGCCGGCCGACGGCGTCATCAGCCAGGCCTCCTCGTTCAAGGTCGGCCAGTATGTCGGTTCCGGCACGCCGCTGTTTGCGTTGGTCGAGACCGGCGACACCTGGATCGATGCCAATTTCAAGGAAACCCAGCTTACCCACATGAAGCCTGGCCAGAAGGCCGAGATCGTCGTCGACACCTATCCGGGCAGAACTTTCGAGGCCACCGTCAAGGCGATCGGCGCCGGCACCGGCGCGGAGTTTTCGCTGCTGCCAGCTCAAAACGCCACCGGCAACTGGGTCAAGGTCACGCAGCGCATTCCGGTGCGCCTGGAGCTGACCGATGCCGACGCCAAAATGGCGCTGCGCACCGGCATGAGCGCCTCGGTTACGGTGGATACCGGCGTTGCTCGCGGGTTCCCCACTATCTTCGGCCACGCCACCGCAGGCGAAGCACAATAG
- the groES gene encoding co-chaperone GroES: MAKSKFRPLHDRVVVRRVESESKTAGGIIIPDTAKEKPQEGEIIAVGSGARDEAGKLVPLDVKAGDRILFGKWSGTEVKLNGEDLLIMKESDIMGIIG; the protein is encoded by the coding sequence ATGGCAAAGTCGAAGTTCCGCCCGCTTCATGACCGCGTGGTCGTACGCCGGGTCGAATCCGAATCCAAGACCGCCGGCGGGATCATCATCCCGGATACGGCAAAGGAAAAGCCGCAGGAAGGCGAGATCATCGCCGTCGGCTCCGGCGCTCGCGACGAAGCCGGCAAGCTGGTCCCGCTGGACGTCAAGGCCGGCGACCGCATCCTGTTCGGCAAGTGGTCGGGCACCGAAGTCAAGCTCAATGGCGAAGACCTTCTGATCATGAAGGAATCCGACATTATGGGCATCATCGGCTGA
- a CDS encoding MarR family transcriptional regulator: MVSDGIDRLGFLIHDVQRLMRKRFEARASGLGLSSAQWRLLVRVAKEAGVAQARLAELLEIEPISVSRLVDRMEEGGWIERRSDATDRRVRMIFPTAKANAAYAEVKSLAGEVYEESLVGVSPDDRRVLIRALDTIVQNLADGETSSLKSTEGAAA, translated from the coding sequence ATGGTTTCCGACGGCATAGATAGATTGGGCTTTTTGATCCACGACGTGCAGCGCCTTATGCGCAAGCGCTTCGAGGCGCGCGCCAGCGGTCTTGGCCTTTCCTCGGCACAATGGCGGCTTCTGGTTCGCGTCGCCAAGGAGGCCGGCGTCGCCCAGGCTCGCCTCGCCGAACTTCTCGAAATCGAGCCGATCAGCGTTTCACGCCTCGTCGACCGGATGGAGGAGGGCGGCTGGATCGAACGGCGCTCCGATGCAACTGACCGGCGCGTGCGCATGATCTTCCCGACAGCCAAGGCGAACGCGGCCTATGCCGAGGTCAAAAGCCTTGCGGGCGAAGTTTATGAGGAATCGCTGGTCGGCGTTTCGCCGGACGACCGCCGCGTCCTGATCCGGGCGCTGGACACCATCGTGCAAAACCTGGCGGACGGCGAGACGTCGTCCTTGAAGAGTACGGAAGGGGCAGCAGCATGA
- a CDS encoding MFS transporter, with amino-acid sequence MTSAGNADAGNGDWLVGNPTGAQLASALWIGSVGLLILGLQPVLLGALYTEGHVSGDELALVATAEMIAIGIGSAVIAMMLSAHNMRSKSACLLLLLALANCATAYALTSTSLIAARAVAGLAEGGLVAVATELIARSRRAERIGGFFVTLQTLAQCALALLLALYVIPSAGSAGGFIVLAVVCIASVAAAFIVPDSYADLPKEEQFSNVLTVPSLAALLCVFCYFMFFGSVWAFLEPLGAQYGIDGRTVGLIVSASLALQVLGAMTATVFEASIDYRFAIAAIGVVAVASSLVLAGSPGLTVFWVAALIMGFILLFIVPYQIRLAITADETRTAVLLVPAAQLFGLAIGPVAASLLIDGKDFRPVPEFAAASAAASLVLLGLFVVIARRRRAIA; translated from the coding sequence GTGACTTCTGCTGGTAACGCCGATGCCGGGAATGGCGACTGGCTGGTCGGCAACCCGACTGGGGCGCAGCTCGCCTCGGCATTGTGGATCGGCTCGGTCGGCCTGCTGATTCTCGGGTTGCAGCCGGTGCTTCTTGGCGCGCTCTACACCGAAGGGCATGTCAGCGGTGACGAACTCGCGCTGGTCGCCACGGCGGAGATGATCGCCATCGGCATCGGATCGGCGGTCATCGCCATGATGCTGTCCGCCCACAATATGCGCTCGAAAAGTGCCTGCCTTTTGCTCTTGCTGGCGCTGGCTAACTGCGCGACCGCCTATGCGCTGACCTCGACCTCGCTGATTGCCGCCCGCGCGGTGGCGGGCCTCGCCGAGGGCGGGCTGGTGGCGGTCGCCACGGAACTGATCGCCCGTTCGCGCCGGGCCGAGCGCATCGGCGGCTTCTTCGTCACCCTTCAGACCCTGGCGCAATGCGCCCTCGCCCTGCTGCTGGCGCTTTACGTCATCCCGTCCGCCGGATCGGCAGGCGGCTTCATCGTTCTTGCCGTCGTCTGCATCGCCTCGGTGGCCGCCGCCTTCATCGTCCCGGATAGCTATGCCGACCTGCCCAAGGAGGAACAGTTCAGCAATGTGCTGACCGTTCCTTCGCTTGCCGCTTTGCTGTGCGTCTTCTGCTACTTCATGTTCTTCGGCTCGGTCTGGGCGTTTCTGGAGCCGCTTGGCGCACAATACGGAATCGATGGCCGCACCGTCGGCCTGATCGTCTCGGCCAGCCTCGCATTGCAGGTGCTGGGCGCAATGACGGCTACCGTCTTCGAGGCGAGTATCGACTACCGCTTCGCCATCGCGGCGATCGGCGTTGTTGCGGTCGCCAGTTCCCTGGTGCTCGCCGGCAGCCCCGGCCTGACGGTTTTCTGGGTCGCGGCCTTGATCATGGGCTTCATCCTTCTGTTCATCGTGCCCTATCAGATCCGGCTGGCGATCACCGCCGACGAGACGCGCACGGCCGTGCTTCTGGTGCCGGCAGCCCAGCTTTTCGGTCTGGCGATCGGCCCGGTCGCGGCATCGCTGCTGATCGACGGCAAGGATTTTCGCCCGGTGCCGGAATTTGCCGCCGCCAGCGCGGCGGCCAGCCTCGTGCTGCTCGGCCTGTTCGTCGTGATCGCGCGGCGGCGCCGCGCGATCGCCTGA
- the groL gene encoding chaperonin GroEL (60 kDa chaperone family; promotes refolding of misfolded polypeptides especially under stressful conditions; forms two stacked rings of heptamers to form a barrel-shaped 14mer; ends can be capped by GroES; misfolded proteins enter the barrel where they are refolded when GroES binds) has translation MAAKDVKFSRDARERMLRGVNILADAVKVTLGPKGRNVVIDKSFGAPRITKDGVTVAKEIELEDKFENMGAQMVREVASKTNDIAGDGTTTATVLAQSIVQEGHKAVAAGMNPMDLKRGIDLAVTEVVAALGKAAKKIKTSEEVAQVGTISANGDESVGAMIAEAMQKVGNEGVITVEEAKTAETELEVVEGMQFDRGYLSPYFVTNADKMVAELEDVYILLHEKKLSNLQAMLPVLEAVVQTSKPLLIISEDVEGEALATLVVNKLRGGLKIAAVKAPGFGDRRKAMLEDIAILTGGQVISEDLGIKLENVGLNMLGRAKKVSISKENTTIVDGAGKKAEIQGRVAQIKQQIEETTSDYDKEKLQERLAKLAGGVAVIRVGGATEVEVKEKKDRVDDALNATRAAVEEGIVAGGGVALLRASANIKVTGVNADQAAGINIVRRALQAPARQIASNAGAEASIVAGKILDNKGATYGYNAQTGEYGDMIAMGIVDPVKVVRTALQDAASVAGLLVTTEAMIAEAPKKESAGGGMPGGMGGGGMGGMGGMDF, from the coding sequence ATGGCTGCTAAAGACGTAAAATTCTCCCGCGACGCCCGCGAGCGCATGCTGCGCGGCGTCAACATCCTCGCCGACGCAGTGAAGGTCACGCTCGGCCCCAAGGGCCGCAACGTCGTCATCGACAAGTCGTTCGGCGCACCGCGCATCACCAAGGACGGCGTCACCGTCGCCAAGGAAATCGAGCTTGAAGACAAGTTCGAAAACATGGGCGCGCAGATGGTCCGCGAAGTTGCTTCGAAGACCAACGACATCGCCGGCGACGGCACCACGACCGCGACCGTCCTGGCGCAGTCGATCGTCCAGGAAGGCCACAAGGCCGTTGCCGCCGGCATGAACCCGATGGACCTGAAGCGCGGCATCGACCTGGCCGTGACCGAAGTCGTCGCGGCTCTCGGCAAGGCTGCCAAGAAGATCAAGACCTCCGAGGAAGTTGCCCAGGTCGGCACGATCTCCGCCAATGGCGACGAGTCGGTCGGCGCCATGATCGCCGAAGCGATGCAGAAGGTCGGCAATGAAGGGGTCATCACGGTTGAAGAAGCCAAGACCGCCGAGACCGAGCTGGAAGTCGTCGAAGGCATGCAGTTCGACCGCGGCTATCTCTCGCCCTACTTCGTCACCAACGCCGACAAGATGGTTGCCGAGCTCGAGGACGTCTACATCCTCCTGCACGAGAAGAAGCTCTCCAACCTCCAGGCCATGCTGCCGGTTCTCGAAGCCGTCGTGCAGACCTCAAAGCCGCTGCTCATCATCTCGGAAGACGTCGAAGGCGAGGCTCTGGCCACGCTGGTTGTCAACAAGCTGCGCGGCGGCCTGAAGATCGCCGCCGTCAAGGCGCCTGGCTTCGGTGATCGCCGCAAGGCCATGCTGGAAGACATTGCCATCCTCACCGGTGGCCAGGTCATCTCGGAAGACCTCGGCATCAAGCTCGAGAATGTCGGCCTCAACATGCTCGGCCGCGCCAAGAAGGTGTCGATCTCCAAGGAGAACACCACCATCGTCGACGGCGCCGGCAAGAAGGCCGAGATCCAGGGCCGCGTTGCCCAGATCAAGCAGCAGATCGAAGAGACCACGTCGGACTACGACAAGGAGAAGCTGCAGGAACGTCTGGCGAAGCTCGCCGGCGGCGTTGCGGTGATCCGTGTCGGCGGCGCGACGGAAGTCGAAGTCAAGGAAAAGAAGGACCGCGTCGATGACGCTCTCAACGCGACCCGCGCGGCCGTGGAAGAAGGCATCGTTGCAGGCGGCGGCGTCGCTCTCCTGCGCGCTTCGGCCAACATCAAGGTCACCGGCGTCAATGCCGACCAGGCTGCCGGCATCAACATCGTTCGTCGTGCACTGCAGGCTCCGGCCCGTCAGATCGCTTCGAACGCAGGTGCTGAAGCTTCGATCGTTGCCGGCAAGATCCTCGACAACAAGGGCGCGACCTACGGCTACAACGCCCAGACCGGCGAGTATGGCGACATGATCGCCATGGGCATCGTCGACCCGGTCAAGGTCGTTCGTACCGCTCTCCAGGACGCGGCTTCGGTCGCCGGCCTGCTCGTCACCACCGAAGCCATGATCGCGGAGGCTCCCAAGAAGGAGTCTGCTGGCGGCGGCATGCCTGGCGGCATGGGCGGCGGCGGCATGGGCGGCATGGGCGGTATGGATTTCTAA
- a CDS encoding AraC family transcriptional regulator, with the protein MNPTEKALWFVESHLPEAISLEDVAQSSGVSRFHVTRAFGAATGRSVMGYMRARRLTEAARKLASGAPDILAVALDAGYASHEAFTRAFRDQFGTTPELVRAQGSLSNLDLVEPILMDQSFLASLPPPRFETGRPFLIAGIGERYSCETSAAIPMQWQRFGPYIGNIPGETGDVAYGVCVNGDDAGNFDYIAGVEVSDFSDLPKELSRVRVPAQKYAVFTHAEHISTIRRTVNTIWNKWLPASGHDIADGPEFERYGPEFDPRSGNGGLEIWVPVA; encoded by the coding sequence ATGAACCCGACCGAGAAAGCGCTGTGGTTTGTCGAGAGCCATCTGCCGGAAGCGATCTCGCTTGAAGATGTCGCGCAAAGCAGCGGCGTCTCGCGCTTTCATGTGACGCGCGCCTTTGGCGCCGCCACCGGCCGTTCGGTGATGGGCTATATGCGCGCGCGCCGGCTGACCGAAGCGGCGCGCAAGCTGGCTTCCGGCGCGCCCGACATCCTCGCGGTCGCGCTCGATGCCGGCTACGCCTCGCACGAAGCCTTCACCCGCGCCTTCCGCGACCAGTTCGGCACGACGCCGGAACTGGTGCGCGCGCAGGGCAGCCTCAGCAATCTCGATCTCGTGGAGCCGATCCTGATGGACCAGTCCTTCCTCGCCTCACTGCCGCCGCCGCGCTTCGAGACCGGCCGTCCCTTCCTCATTGCCGGCATCGGCGAGCGCTACAGTTGCGAAACCAGCGCGGCCATTCCGATGCAGTGGCAGCGCTTCGGTCCCTATATCGGCAACATTCCGGGCGAGACCGGTGACGTCGCCTATGGCGTCTGCGTCAATGGCGACGATGCCGGCAATTTCGACTATATCGCCGGGGTCGAAGTTTCGGATTTCTCGGACCTGCCGAAGGAGCTTTCGCGGGTGCGGGTGCCGGCGCAGAAATACGCCGTGTTCACCCATGCCGAGCACATCTCCACCATCCGCCGCACCGTCAACACGATCTGGAACAAATGGCTGCCGGCCTCGGGGCACGATATAGCCGACGGCCCCGAATTCGAGCGCTACGGCCCGGAGTTCGATCCGCGCAGCGGCAATGGCGGGCTGGAGATATGGGTCCCGGTGGCCTGA
- a CDS encoding helix-turn-helix domain-containing GNAT family N-acetyltransferase — protein MTIHHQPGHHQPGNERIDAVRAFNRFYTRQIGLLDEGLLKSAFSLTEARVLYELAHRDGLTASDLIRDLGLDAGYVSRLLKKFEHLQLISRAALASDARQSSITLTPAGRQAFAPLNRASHDQVAALLERLPAAEQDRLVKAMQTVQQLLGDSPESKVPYMLRPLQVGDIGWVVRRQGQIYAQDYGWDETYEALVAEILGAFVKSFDPEWERSWIAERQGEVVGSVFVVRKSDAVAKLRLLYVEPSARGLGIGKRLVQECIGFARAKGYKTLTLWTNDILTAARHIYESAGFRLVDEERHHAFGKDLVGQNWNLEL, from the coding sequence ATGACGATCCATCATCAACCCGGCCATCATCAACCCGGCAACGAGCGCATCGACGCGGTGCGGGCTTTCAACCGCTTCTACACCCGCCAGATAGGTCTGCTCGACGAAGGCCTGCTGAAAAGCGCCTTCTCGCTGACCGAGGCGCGGGTGCTCTACGAACTGGCGCATCGCGATGGCCTGACCGCCAGCGATCTCATTCGCGATCTCGGCCTCGATGCCGGTTATGTCAGCCGGCTCCTGAAGAAGTTCGAGCACCTGCAGCTGATTTCGCGCGCGGCGCTGGCGTCGGATGCGCGGCAATCGTCGATCACGCTAACGCCGGCGGGGCGGCAGGCCTTCGCGCCGCTGAACCGGGCTTCGCACGACCAGGTCGCGGCCTTGCTGGAGCGGCTTCCTGCTGCCGAACAGGACCGGCTGGTCAAGGCCATGCAGACGGTGCAGCAACTCCTGGGCGACAGCCCGGAGTCCAAAGTGCCGTATATGCTGCGCCCCTTGCAGGTCGGCGACATCGGCTGGGTGGTGCGCCGCCAAGGACAGATCTACGCACAGGACTATGGCTGGGACGAAACCTACGAGGCGCTGGTCGCCGAAATCCTCGGCGCCTTCGTAAAATCCTTCGATCCAGAATGGGAACGCAGCTGGATTGCCGAACGGCAAGGGGAGGTGGTCGGCTCGGTCTTCGTCGTGCGCAAATCCGACGCGGTGGCGAAGCTGCGCCTGCTCTATGTCGAACCATCGGCGCGCGGCCTCGGCATTGGCAAGCGGCTGGTTCAGGAGTGCATCGGCTTTGCTCGTGCCAAGGGCTACAAGACGCTGACCCTATGGACCAACGACATCCTGACCGCCGCCCGCCACATCTACGAGAGTGCCGGCTTCAGGCTGGTGGACGAAGAGCGCCATCACGCCTTCGGCAAGGATCTGGTCGGCCAGAACTGGAACCTGGAGCTGTAG
- a CDS encoding TetR family transcriptional regulator has protein sequence MNEAVQMTTEPRRRPKQERSRERIDAILSTTMRLIGEKGIDAVTMKEVGAQAGGPIATVYHYFPNKSAILAMLYERFSEASRARLAAIVADIGGLGDVIAAADRLLDDYYERVAGDPAIQDLQNAIQADKALKNLDIAETRRQATMFCDHVGPFLAAERRDEFGRMVFLIFQLAGGVVRMALTQDQEESRHTIEDYRSIIHTQLGLFL, from the coding sequence ATGAACGAAGCAGTGCAGATGACGACCGAACCGAGGCGCAGGCCCAAACAGGAGCGCAGCCGCGAGCGCATCGACGCCATCCTGTCGACGACCATGCGGCTGATCGGCGAGAAAGGCATCGACGCCGTCACCATGAAGGAAGTCGGCGCACAGGCCGGCGGGCCGATCGCCACTGTCTATCATTATTTTCCCAACAAGTCGGCGATCCTGGCGATGCTCTACGAGCGGTTCTCCGAAGCGAGCCGCGCCCGGCTTGCCGCCATCGTTGCGGACATTGGCGGGCTGGGCGACGTCATCGCGGCGGCCGACCGGCTGCTCGACGACTACTATGAGCGCGTCGCCGGCGACCCCGCCATTCAGGACCTGCAAAACGCCATCCAGGCCGACAAGGCGCTGAAGAATCTCGACATCGCCGAAACCCGGCGCCAGGCGACGATGTTCTGCGACCATGTCGGCCCCTTTCTCGCAGCCGAGCGACGCGATGAGTTCGGCCGTATGGTTTTCCTGATCTTCCAACTGGCCGGCGGCGTCGTGCGCATGGCGCTGACCCAGGACCAAGAGGAAAGCCGCCACACCATCGAGGACTACCGGTCGATCATCCATACGCAGTTGGGGCTGTTTCTCTAG
- a CDS encoding TetR/AcrR family transcriptional regulator, with amino-acid sequence MANDTRTRILETTGLLLRQRGYRGTSLNDILGASGAPRGSLYFHFPGGKDQLVIEVTRNSVADVTKRLGEALAAESDPAVAVHHIYQSVGRMLEDNDFSLGCPIAPVVLDSPTDVPELAELCRSAFEQWIGLLRQAFVRAGVPERRAHALALLVESSLEGLMVIARATRDRGPVLVVADEVAALVEQAVLAGKVARQADSAA; translated from the coding sequence ATGGCCAACGACACCCGCACCCGCATACTTGAGACCACAGGCCTGTTGCTCAGGCAGCGCGGCTATCGCGGCACCTCGCTCAACGACATTCTGGGCGCCAGCGGGGCGCCGCGCGGCTCGCTCTATTTTCATTTCCCAGGCGGCAAGGACCAACTGGTCATCGAGGTGACGCGCAACAGCGTTGCCGACGTCACGAAAAGGCTGGGCGAAGCACTGGCAGCCGAGAGCGATCCTGCAGTGGCCGTCCATCACATATACCAGTCGGTCGGGCGCATGCTGGAGGACAATGATTTTTCGCTGGGTTGCCCCATCGCGCCGGTGGTGCTGGATTCACCCACCGATGTGCCGGAACTGGCGGAACTCTGCCGATCGGCTTTCGAGCAATGGATCGGCTTGCTGCGACAGGCCTTTGTCAGGGCAGGAGTGCCCGAACGCCGGGCGCATGCCCTGGCACTGCTGGTCGAATCCTCGCTGGAAGGGCTGATGGTGATTGCGAGGGCCACCCGCGATCGTGGCCCGGTGCTGGTGGTGGCCGACGAGGTGGCGGCGCTTGTCGAGCAGGCGGTGCTTGCAGGCAAGGTTGCGCGGCAGGCGGACAGCGCCGCCTAA